One Gemella haemolysans ATCC 10379 DNA segment encodes these proteins:
- a CDS encoding amino acid ABC transporter permease, with the protein MEYLIEILPSLINGGLITLEVFFLVLVLSIPLGVVIAFIMRFNIKLLNYFINIYIWIMRGTPLLLQLIFIYYVLPSVGIRFDRLPAAIIAFTLNYAAYFAEIFRGGIESIPKGQYEAAKVLKFTQFQTIRYVILPQVIKIVLPSVFNEIMSLVKDTSLVYALGISDLILASRTAANRDASLLPMFVAGAIYLILIGIVTVVSKQVEKRYNYDRR; encoded by the coding sequence ATGGAATATTTAATAGAAATATTACCTAGTCTGATTAATGGTGGACTTATAACATTAGAAGTGTTTTTTCTAGTTTTAGTATTATCGATTCCGTTAGGTGTAGTAATAGCGTTTATTATGCGCTTTAATATAAAGTTATTAAATTACTTTATTAATATCTATATATGGATTATGCGTGGGACGCCGTTGTTACTACAATTGATTTTTATCTACTATGTATTACCATCTGTGGGGATACGATTCGATAGATTACCTGCTGCAATAATAGCATTTACGTTAAACTATGCAGCTTACTTTGCTGAGATTTTCCGTGGAGGTATTGAATCAATACCTAAAGGTCAATATGAGGCAGCAAAGGTATTGAAATTTACTCAATTTCAGACAATTAGATATGTTATTTTACCGCAAGTAATAAAAATTGTATTACCTAGTGTGTTTAATGAAATAATGAGTCTTGTTAAGGATACATCTTTAGTTTATGCATTAGGAATTAGTGACCTAATATTAGCAAGTAGAACTGCTGCTAATAGAGATGCTAGTTTATTACCAATGTTTGTTGCAGGGGCAATATATTTAATCTTAATAGGTATTGTAACAGTTGTATCTAAACAAGTTGAAAAACGTTATAATTACGACAGGAGGTAA